Within Diospyros lotus cultivar Yz01 chromosome 15, ASM1463336v1, whole genome shotgun sequence, the genomic segment ATGTTCATCTCCAAGATAACTGCTTCTGGAGAAGAAAACAGCCCAAATTGCCCAAAATCATTCGTGGAATGTCAATGGATCTTCCCCTTACTGTTCATCAAGATTTGCTTCATTttcccaacccccccccccccccccccccccccaagtaTTGCCTTTAAATCCTGCGTCTCGTCCATAATTACTTGTGGAACTAGGAAGGGCCACATAACGAATTCATTCACTAATGGCTGAATATGGATGTGAGCATTTTGACAAACTGATTGTTGGCATCTGATCGGCATAGCGagaaaaattcatcaaaatgacCCACAATTGAAAGTAATATATTGTCGAATCATCTCTCTAGCGCCCAAAAAAGTTGTTGCTAGAGAGCATTGGGAATCCAGGATTGCCACTATTGGACAAAATAAAAGCAGGAAACAGGAAGCAGGAGTGTGTGAACCATCCCATGGTTTAGGTGAGGTGAATCACAGGCATGAACAGGGCATGGCATGGCATTGAATTGAATTCCCGAAACAATGAGAGGGAAAATGGAAAGGGGGGCAGTGGGTCATTACAAAGGCATGTGTGGGGGACCCTAAACCCTGGCCAGAAGGGGGTTACTTGAGCATGGGCTGCCCTCCACTGTCCTTGTGAAAATTCTGGAAGACAATCATCCACCTAACCCCATCATTGCagcaaaaaaaaattgcaatctgAATCAATCAGAGCCTCccttccctccctccctccaaCCCATTGCCCATGGATCCATGCCCTTCATTCCAAACAGCCCCTTATGGCCccttgccccccccccccccccccccccccctgtcCAGCTGTCCAAACAGATGGGCACCCCTCCGAGGAAACACCCAACCATGCTTACGCCTTTTTATATAAGCCCAATGGGGATGGCTGATGGCTCCCTCCCCTGTCATCTTCCCTCCTGCTTTGCTACTACATTCATGCATCCCAACTATATCCCCATCCCCCCAACAATACtgtttattaaaaaagaaaatgtttcaAATGATAAGATTAAAGGTCGTATCTGCACGTCATCTTTTCTAAAAAGTCttgtgtaaatatataaaaatattaaaattatagtcttaataaaaatttaataatataaaataatttgatataattttgggTAAATTACTATTTCCGGGTATAGGTGAAATTTGTGATTAGATCCttgtattttggaaatattCCTGTTACTCCCTTCCATTTTAGTTATATCAATATCAGTTGGTAAATTATTGACATGACAAATGGGTaccaaaataacttatttataatATCACAAATGCCCTTctttttaattagaaaaaaaattgtgaaaagattaaataacaaaattatattaataagatttaaacttGAGGTAACTTATTTTAGACTCCTCTattgtatttcaaatttaaaattttatttaaatcaatttattttatttaaagctttgtctaaataaattaaaaagtaaactataatcataaaaaaaatatttctaattttttatttttacacatGAATTActcctctaatatatatatatatatatatatatgcgcgtgcataaattgaaaaacttaaatttaaagaaaaaaatatctctAAATAAACTTTACATATAAGTATTTAATCTTGAATGAAAatggataaaatattttttaaacacaaaaagatagaaaagaaaaaaaaaattgatgagaaatagttaaatataatatattagttATAAGAAACTTAAATaagtctaaaaatattttggttattacattatataattaatttattttgataaaaaatttatcaaatattatgaTAAAGAATGatgcaataaatttaaacatcttatcaataaataattatcatataattaatacaaaattatatgaattatatatatatactttattaaaaAGAATGAGCGATATAgtctcttttttaatttttattaaagaatactcattaaattaaaatatagggaatatatatataataagagtttttaaaaaatataaggatgTGATTACAAATTTCACTTTTAATCGTAAGGGAAATGGTAAtatactttatatattttgttaatatggatgggtaatataattttttttaatttttatcaaaagatattgacaaaattaaaatgtaaaaaaataataaaagtgttttcaaaatataataatgttatcacaaatttcacttaaaaataataataataataataataataataataactttagAAATGACAATATAGCCCACCAGTAGATACACCCCCTAAAAAAAGTAGAAATGatatataataatgaaaaataattttgacagATATTTtgaaagttatatatatatatatatattattagttaGAAAGCAAAAAAGCTCTTGATATTTGATTCATAAGCAtgaatacatatacatacatacatacatatatgatGGATGGGATCCCacaaatcaattcattcatgcCACCACTCTTAACCTACTCCTGCATGTTCGCCACGTATCTAAGACCAGGATTTTCTATTATGCCACCTCCCTCACCCTTCCTGCTCCTCTCCGGAAATTAAGAAGCCCATCCCagccctatatatatatatatatatatattattagctAGCCTCaactttatttcttaattatatataagatatttttAGTTAGTCTGTCTGTCTGGCTAATCAAAGCTCAGTCAGGTTCAggcattaattaataataatcaatcAATATATTCACGTACGGGAAGTAGCTGTGGATTCTTAATTATCCAGAAGGAAGGAACAGATGGATGCCCAGTTTCAGTtcttgaatgaatgaatgaatgaagatGGGATTTTTAATTTGTGAATCCAAATGATGCAAAGGAGAAGTGCATGCGGAATTAATATGGTGgatgattaattattaattaattgatcacTAGCTAGCTAGACTACtgtttttaattagtatttatttaggaATTATTAATGGATTGgattcaagagagagagaattcaaactatatgcatgcatatatatatatataagttaataaCACTCTCGATTGGAGGAGAGAAGAGAATTCACATTTTATTTATCCACTACTACTGTTTACAGTTCAACTTCTTCAATTGAATACACTGATGATGAtcaacaatctctctctctctctctctctctctctctctctctcttacggGACAGACAGACAAAACACAACACCAAGCTCTTAAAAGGGAGAAACCTCACTCACACTTAATTCAACACTTCAAATTGATGAAAATCTGACTCGAAATGAAGAAATCTGggtaaaacaataattaaacacactccatatatatatatatatgggcgtCGATGGTCAATGACTATATGTACAGATCaatcctcctcttcttcttcattcttcaatcttcaattttcttcatcgtcatcatcatcaccatcttcAGAAATTcgatttcaatttcaagttaGAAGATCGTTGACCCAGCCCAGATCGGGGCAGGCCGAGGCGCCATTGTCGTTGAGTTTGTCATCAATATTATTGAATCTCCTGCTCGAACTATCTCCTTCACTAAAAAAATTTCGAGACACGGAAGGGCTTGGAGTCGATGGAGAGAGAACGAACAGGTTCTGATCGTCGCCATGGCTGAAAGAAACATCAATCCACGGCAGATTTTTGTTTCCGTGTGGAGAAGCTTCATGAAGATTCATGGAGTCTAGAGAACTCATTAGCTCAGTGAGAACATCTTTGTAACTCAGCGGACTCGGATTGAACTGAGTCAAGCCACAGGACTCGCCGTACCGGGATACAGGAGAGAGTCCGCTCAGTGACCGGCCTTTCACCGGCGAGAGAGGCGGCGAGAGCGACGGAGACAGGGGAGGCGAGAGGTGAGACATACCCAGTAGAGTGGACGTTGGAGAAGCGGTGACGTTGTGGCAGAAAAGGCAGCAATGGTTCGAGTTCGAGTACTTCCGTCCGGCAGACGGCGAATTCGCCGGCGGGGAATCGGACGACGGCGGCAGCACGCGGAGCTGGCGGGCCGAGTGGGCGAAAAAGCAGACCTTTCGCTTGCAATTCTTCCCGTCCTTGCAGGCCTCCGTCCTGTAGCGCGCCGGGTGGAGCCAGCACTCGAACACCCCGTGCGCGAACTCGCAGTTGTCGCCGCGGCTGCACGTCCCTCGCCGGAACTCCGAGCAGATGTTGCCGGAGTAGTGATACCTGTTAGAACAGCGGGTAAagacaaaatataagaaaaggGCGGAATACCAAATTAACCACTGTAATCTAAAGTCTCCTTACCTCCTCGGGTCTCTCCGTCGGGCCTTCTCGCCCGGATGGGCGAAGGGGCAGTCGGTCCAGTCGTGGCTGCGGCTGCGCGTGCAGCGGCGGACCTTGAATTCGTACATGCGGAAATAGTCCGACGAGTAGggatcgtcgtcgtcgtcgtcgccgTCGCCGTCATCGTCCCCGCCATTGTTACACGGCAAGAATTTCTGGAGGAGGGCCTCCTCGTCGGCCCTGGGCGAGTCGCCGAACACCTCGCCGACGGGGGCGGCGGTGGGACGGCGGTGGAGGAGCTTCCGGGGAGGAATGTCAATGACGTCCCTGATGAGCGCCTTATTGTTGAGGAAGAGGTGGTGGAGCTTGTGTTGCTCTCCACAAACGCTACCCATCATGGCAAAAATGATGAATGATATCTCCGCTCTGAGAACTAATCCAATCCAAATTCCAAACTTTTGCAGAGACGGGGTCGAGAGAGacagagatatatatagggtgGTTAGGGAGATagatatagagagagaaggagagacttttagagagggagagggaggggggggaggggggtggcGTGGCTTGATGGCATTAGGGGTTGGCATGCAAAGAGGGTGTATGTGGCAGCTTCTCAGTTCTCTCACACCATCCAACAAAGGCCCTCGCAtctctctttgttttcttttgctaGCTAATTGTAATTGCCTTTTATCTATTTGCAAAATCTTatgaataatttataatatttttattttatttaaatgagaaatatcAGTTTGAGTAGTAGCAATAGTACGTAGGAGCAGCAGTGTGCCACAACATTATAGagtaagtaaaatatatatattcacttgCTTACTGGGGTTACCTGTGTTTCTCTGAAAGCGTTGGTGAGCTTATCACTGCCCACTAGGGCTGATTTTGTCGCGTTCTGATCTTTGATTATGTAAGCCGCTTTGGATCACAATCTCACCATTACccttaaaaatgtcatttttctgagttttgtttgtttgtttgtttgtttgcttcgctatcttttctctcttctttttggGCCGCTGCTGCAATTGCTATTGCATTGCATCCGAAGAAAGTCCGAAGCGGCGGCCTCTTTTCCGAGGCGGATCGAGCCCCACTTGACCGCCGCCACGTAGCTAGTCGTCATATTACGTGGCGATCAGTGGCCGCTACAGCTGGGCAAACGTGGCACCACTTTAGATCCCCCGCTGCTGCTGGGCTCTCTCTTTTATCCTTGTTGGACTAGGCTAGCACAATCCAACATGGACTTTTGGGCCCATTGAATTAGGGCTCTGGGCAATCCATTTACTGACACTACAGTAAATGGGACCCAGGCAAGTACGGCTTTCACCACGAACGAACGGTGGTCTTTATTGGGCTTCGCAGCAATAACAAgttttaatggaaaatatagGGTAAATTATAGTGATAATCTTTGCGAGGTCTCTccctaatttaaaattttataatgattttttttttatcctataTCAATTCATATCTTTTGTTCAACTAACGAgagttaaatatattttaaatatcaaagccaTCGACTTATTTAAATCTCTTTTTGACAGCAATTTGAAGTGGTAACGAATTCAATAAACTTGTAAATATTAGAATAGAAGCAAAGCAACCTGCTAGGGCCACTTTATAATGAATCTCCAAAGCTTTATTTATTTCACGCTGCGCTGAATTGGCATTAAGGAGCTGGAACATCGGCACCCCCGGAGTGGAGTGGGCAGAGCTTGAGCTTTGTGGTGGCGTATGCCTAATGGTTCCCACTCCCTACCGCGGTGGACAGCTTTGGCCAATATAAATGACATGTtaaattatgatattaaaaaataattaactcatatgtgaaaattaaaaaaaaaattagtgagtcaaatctctttcaaaaattaaaaattttcaaaaagcttaatatatatttttgacatttatttaaaaatttgaccctaaaattaaattaataaataattaatatagcTTGAGAtagtttataattaatttttctcaagaaagaattaattttgtattaatttcttcttgttagtttttatttttctttttgttcactcaattaattaattaattcaatttaaattaatttaaaattagtttgatattgTGATCTAGTCTACGTGAGATCGatatttctttcatcactaaatgcATATTCGACTAAGGTACATTTGGTtgaattaattatacataaatcacacatcataCCCTATTTGGCTTGCGAAAAAAACTCATAGAGGATCATGAATAAGCTCgcgaaataaatattttttattatttttttatattttgttatttattctTGTGGTTGCAATAagtatgtttatgtttgtttgaccagtgttattgtatttgttttaaAGATTTATGCTTGCATTTATCATAATttttactatataaaaataagtattaatagatttaattaaaaaaaatatggcgaGCTC encodes:
- the LOC127792155 gene encoding zinc finger CCCH domain-containing protein 2-like, coding for MMGSVCGEQHKLHHLFLNNKALIRDVIDIPPRKLLHRRPTAAPVGEVFGDSPRADEEALLQKFLPCNNGGDDDGDGDDDDDDPYSSDYFRMYEFKVRRCTRSRSHDWTDCPFAHPGEKARRRDPRRYHYSGNICSEFRRGTCSRGDNCEFAHGVFECWLHPARYRTEACKDGKNCKRKVCFFAHSARQLRVLPPSSDSPPANSPSAGRKYSNSNHCCLFCHNVTASPTSTLLGMSHLSPPLSPSLSPPLSPVKGRSLSGLSPVSRYGESCGLTQFNPSPLSYKDVLTELMSSLDSMNLHEASPHGNKNLPWIDVSFSHGDDQNLFVLSPSTPSPSVSRNFFSEGDSSSRRFNNIDDKLNDNGASACPDLGWVNDLLT